One genomic region from Haloterrigena gelatinilytica encodes:
- a CDS encoding aldehyde dehydrogenase family protein, with translation MLPVVSDGERETVRSTTVAGIDGPVAELARAPTVRVRDAISTARAAGFDALADVPIAELLDRLATAGALFLGEGAPAAGDPLAPFETYRRRVTEATGLPAGWVRTSAHWLAVGLRHAAESLRAQSPTGGLDVYDDPTYTRETTVRLAFTPRVRVLGASMPANDPTVYAWPALALGMRIPIVLRPSDREPFTAIRLARALLAAGIPPSAVHVLPGDRSVGETICREADHALAFGGSEAVAPFRDDPTVETYGPGESVAILGRDPTDRELDALARGVRRAGGRACFNLTRIVATGDCDPDALAEGVADRLAGADAGPLHDDRTDVPGFVDREAAVRIDDAIAAIDGTDVAAADRETRLVERDGAAGLLPTVLRTDELVPEFPFPFVGVAERERSALPGCLEGAYLAVAIGDDDLERRLVRSPAFRKVYGGGYPANVDLRETHETYLASFLYETTTYDPA, from the coding sequence GTGCTCCCGGTCGTCTCCGACGGCGAGCGGGAGACGGTCCGATCGACGACGGTCGCGGGGATCGACGGCCCCGTCGCCGAGCTGGCGCGAGCGCCGACCGTCCGCGTCCGCGATGCGATCTCGACCGCTCGAGCGGCGGGGTTCGACGCCCTCGCGGACGTTCCGATCGCGGAACTGCTCGACCGCCTCGCGACCGCTGGCGCGCTGTTCCTCGGCGAGGGCGCGCCGGCCGCCGGCGATCCGCTCGCGCCGTTCGAGACGTACCGCCGACGCGTCACCGAGGCGACGGGGCTGCCGGCCGGCTGGGTCCGAACCAGCGCCCACTGGCTCGCCGTCGGGCTCCGACACGCCGCCGAGTCGCTCCGGGCGCAGTCGCCGACCGGCGGACTCGACGTCTACGACGACCCGACCTACACGCGGGAGACGACCGTGAGACTCGCGTTCACCCCTCGAGTGCGGGTCCTCGGGGCGTCGATGCCGGCCAACGACCCCACTGTCTACGCGTGGCCGGCACTGGCGCTCGGGATGCGGATTCCGATCGTCCTCCGTCCCTCGGACCGGGAGCCGTTCACCGCGATCCGATTGGCTCGAGCGCTGCTCGCCGCCGGGATCCCGCCGTCGGCGGTTCACGTCCTGCCGGGGGATCGGTCCGTCGGCGAGACGATCTGCCGGGAGGCCGACCACGCCCTCGCGTTCGGCGGTTCGGAGGCGGTCGCGCCGTTTCGAGACGATCCGACCGTCGAGACGTACGGGCCAGGGGAGAGCGTCGCGATCCTCGGCCGCGATCCGACGGACCGGGAACTGGACGCGCTGGCCCGCGGCGTCCGCCGTGCCGGCGGACGGGCCTGCTTCAACCTCACCCGGATCGTCGCGACCGGGGACTGCGATCCCGACGCCCTCGCCGAGGGAGTGGCGGATCGGCTGGCCGGTGCCGACGCGGGCCCGCTTCACGACGACCGCACCGACGTTCCCGGGTTCGTCGATCGCGAGGCGGCCGTCCGAATCGACGACGCGATCGCGGCCATCGACGGGACGGACGTCGCCGCGGCCGACCGCGAGACGCGCCTCGTCGAGCGAGACGGCGCCGCCGGTCTGTTGCCGACCGTCCTCCGAACCGACGAACTCGTGCCCGAGTTCCCGTTCCCGTTCGTCGGCGTGGCCGAACGCGAGCGGTCGGCGCTGCCGGGCTGCCTCGAGGGCGCCTACCTCGCGGTCGCGATCGGCGACGACGACCTCGAGCGGCGGCTGGTTCGCTCGCCCGCGTTCAGAAAGGTCTACGGCGGCGGCTATCCCGCGAACGTCGATCTCCGGGAGACCCACGAGACGTACCTCGCGTCGTTCCTCTACGAGACGACGACCTACGATCCGGCGTAG
- a CDS encoding SDR family NAD(P)-dependent oxidoreductase — protein sequence MQIEGTALVTGGSGAVGRAIAAELARAGADVAVGYHSDEAGAERTADVVESRGRTATVVGGDVAAIDDAKALVDGAAELGPLSTVVNAAGVVAPGPAESAPSRVGDVLSTNLEGAINVAAAAVDPLRETEGAIVNVGSVAAELGTVDVTYAASKGGLVGATRALARELGPDGIRVSAVAPGPVDTPMNDEITESLEERRFRGHHTVDTLLDRYEATPSEVATAVRFLAAHEFVTGEVLRVDGGMAID from the coding sequence ATGCAGATCGAGGGAACCGCACTCGTCACCGGCGGATCCGGCGCGGTGGGACGCGCGATCGCGGCGGAACTGGCTCGAGCGGGCGCCGACGTCGCGGTCGGTTACCACAGCGACGAGGCCGGCGCGGAGCGGACCGCCGACGTCGTCGAGTCTCGCGGGCGAACGGCGACGGTCGTCGGCGGAGACGTCGCCGCTATCGACGACGCGAAGGCGCTGGTCGACGGCGCCGCCGAACTCGGTCCGCTGTCGACGGTCGTCAACGCCGCCGGCGTCGTCGCCCCGGGTCCGGCCGAGTCCGCGCCGTCGCGAGTCGGCGACGTCCTCTCGACCAACCTCGAGGGGGCGATCAACGTCGCGGCGGCCGCGGTCGATCCGCTTCGCGAGACCGAGGGAGCGATCGTCAACGTCGGCAGCGTCGCGGCCGAACTCGGGACGGTCGACGTCACGTACGCGGCCTCGAAGGGCGGTCTCGTCGGTGCCACGCGAGCGCTGGCGCGCGAACTCGGACCAGACGGGATCCGCGTGTCGGCGGTCGCGCCCGGCCCCGTCGACACGCCGATGAACGACGAGATCACCGAGTCGCTCGAGGAGCGGCGCTTCCGGGGTCATCACACCGTCGACACGCTCCTCGATCGCTACGAGGCGACGCCGTCCGAGGTTGCGACGGCGGTCCGGTTCCTCGCGGCCCACGAGTTCGTGACGGGCGAGGTGCTCCGCGTCGACGGCGGCATGGCGATCGACTGA
- a CDS encoding phenylacetate--CoA ligase family protein: METTYTNPYAPTDATLDEWVRDVIATHFDPEDGTPYWLEWQADRGIDVRERVDSFADLRDVFDPFDEDVLRTLPAAEFAPQSLEGDRRVYETGGTTGAPKRVVMRDYWREQARWTARLLAEWEFPTGNVLGLAPPGGANNAGTFVQHLAHEWDALPYHVTMDPRWAKRLSERPDREFDEYVDHLLEQAERVLESQPVAVLFTTARLLERPRVRDLVADSSIEGIVHGGTALDRDTHRVFREEWYADVALAGEYGNTLMGVAPEAPPSLRAPSERAYHLDYVPCYPYFVPEIVDDDGEVVPYGERGTVRLTVLTEEFFLPLLPERDAAIRIEGAGDLPWDWVRTPGTSERASEDAVEGVY, translated from the coding sequence ATGGAAACGACTTACACGAACCCGTACGCCCCGACCGATGCAACGCTCGACGAGTGGGTCCGAGACGTCATCGCGACCCACTTCGATCCCGAGGACGGCACGCCCTACTGGCTCGAGTGGCAGGCCGACCGCGGGATCGACGTTCGCGAGCGAGTCGACTCGTTCGCGGACCTCCGGGACGTCTTCGACCCGTTCGACGAAGACGTCCTCCGAACGCTCCCCGCCGCGGAGTTCGCGCCGCAGTCGCTCGAGGGCGACCGGCGCGTCTACGAGACCGGCGGGACGACCGGCGCGCCGAAGCGGGTCGTCATGCGCGACTACTGGCGCGAGCAGGCCCGCTGGACGGCCCGACTGCTGGCGGAGTGGGAGTTCCCGACCGGGAACGTCCTCGGACTGGCCCCGCCGGGCGGCGCCAACAACGCCGGCACGTTCGTCCAGCACCTCGCCCACGAGTGGGACGCGCTGCCGTACCACGTGACGATGGACCCCCGATGGGCCAAGCGCCTCTCCGAGCGACCCGACCGCGAGTTCGACGAGTACGTCGACCACCTCCTCGAGCAGGCCGAGCGCGTCCTCGAGAGCCAGCCGGTCGCGGTGCTGTTCACGACGGCGCGCCTGCTCGAGCGCCCGCGCGTTCGGGACCTCGTCGCCGACTCCTCGATCGAGGGGATCGTCCACGGCGGCACCGCGCTCGACCGAGACACCCACCGCGTCTTCCGCGAGGAGTGGTACGCGGACGTCGCCCTCGCCGGCGAGTACGGCAACACGCTGATGGGCGTCGCCCCGGAGGCGCCGCCGTCGCTCCGCGCGCCGTCCGAGCGAGCGTACCACCTCGACTACGTCCCCTGCTACCCGTACTTCGTCCCGGAGATCGTCGACGACGACGGCGAGGTCGTCCCCTACGGCGAGCGGGGAACGGTGCGACTCACCGTCCTGACGGAGGAGTTCTTCCTCCCGCTGTTGCCGGAGCGCGACGCGGCGATCCGGATCGAAGGGGCGGGCGACCTGCCGTGGGACTGGGTCCGCACACCGGGCACGAGCGAGCGGGCCAGCGAGGACGCCGTCGAAGGGGTGTACTGA